One window of Chamaesiphon minutus PCC 6605 genomic DNA carries:
- a CDS encoding serine/threonine-protein kinase: MNQHNQNLLDLSPQGYQIDRVLGQNIHGGRVTYLAQEIDRDLPVVIKQFQFATTGNTWGDYDAYQREVDILRQLNHPHIPKYLTSWETPTGFCLVQEYKSGITLANSGREFTLDKVKQIAIEILEVLIYLQQQHPPIIHRDLKPENILIDDRDVYIIDFGFARSNNTDLTASSTIKGTLGFMPPEQLFNRPLTKAADLYSLGVTLVCLLTGMKSTEIDRLIDHNYRLDLPKHLSHLPLKFLAWLMKMTDPNPESRYPDAQTALTALQTLDSSIESPMSKPKLIGLGLIVLIGLSVIHKYIPTGHRSIPSSGNTISISQLQAEKGCPGCNLVGINLRGQNLQSYDFTGANLSGADLRDTDLRGASLRGANLTGAMWVGANLSSTDLRDANLPAGKVHKSDRLRFES, encoded by the coding sequence ATGAATCAGCACAACCAAAATTTACTAGACTTATCACCCCAAGGTTATCAGATCGATCGAGTGTTGGGGCAGAATATTCATGGTGGTAGAGTTACCTATTTAGCACAGGAGATCGATCGCGATCTGCCAGTAGTTATCAAACAATTCCAGTTTGCCACTACTGGCAATACTTGGGGAGATTATGACGCATATCAACGCGAAGTCGATATCCTGCGACAGTTAAATCATCCCCACATTCCTAAATATTTAACCTCTTGGGAAACACCGACGGGATTTTGTTTGGTGCAAGAATATAAGTCGGGAATTACCCTAGCTAATTCAGGACGAGAATTCACATTAGATAAGGTCAAACAAATCGCGATCGAGATTTTAGAAGTATTAATTTATTTACAACAACAGCATCCACCAATCATTCATCGCGATCTCAAGCCTGAGAATATTCTGATTGACGATCGCGATGTATATATTATCGATTTTGGTTTTGCTCGTAGCAATAATACCGATCTAACTGCTAGCAGCACGATTAAAGGGACGCTGGGTTTTATGCCACCCGAACAGTTATTCAATCGCCCTCTAACTAAAGCCGCAGATTTATATAGTTTGGGCGTCACATTAGTCTGTCTATTAACAGGAATGAAATCAACAGAAATCGATCGACTCATCGACCATAATTATCGCTTAGATTTACCCAAACATTTAAGTCATCTTCCACTAAAATTCTTAGCTTGGCTGATGAAAATGACCGATCCCAATCCTGAATCTCGCTATCCTGACGCACAGACGGCTTTAACTGCGCTGCAAACACTCGATAGTTCGATCGAATCCCCCATGTCTAAACCAAAATTAATCGGGTTGGGGCTAATCGTGTTGATTGGATTGTCAGTAATTCATAAATATATCCCGACTGGACATCGATCGATACCATCGTCAGGAAATACCATCTCGATCTCGCAATTACAAGCCGAAAAAGGTTGCCCTGGGTGTAATTTAGTAGGCATCAATTTACGAGGTCAAAATTTGCAAAGTTATGACTTTACAGGTGCTAATTTGTCTGGTGCAGATCTGCGCGATACCGATTTACGCGGTGCGAGTTTGCGGGGTGCCAATCTGACTGGAGCGATGTGGGTTGGGGCTAATTTATCCAGTACGGATTTAAGGGATGCTAATTTGCCAGCAGGTAAGGTTCACAAGTCGGATAGACTTCGTTTTGAGAGCTAA
- a CDS encoding MFS transporter, with protein MTDSPSEAGDSSSEKLPPSPTIGKMNFATKLAYGAGDMGAAITAILLLSYLSPFLTDVAHLSPGLAGQSQLVGKFWDAVNDPMVGVLSDRGQIFSDKIRKRWGRRYPWMLWGAIPFGLFFALQWIVPFPETNQLGLFVFYTLISILFNTFFTVVNLPYTALTAELTADYNERTSLSTFRFTFSIGGSIIALLIARTIFQQLADPATQYLTIGIICAVLSVFPLFWCVFGTVRRAKAVAAQQPAEMEPVTIPMREQLRLVFTNRPFLLVVGIYLCSWFSLQLTAAIIPYFVVSYMGLKQADSPLVILAVQGTALGMLSVWNAISQKVGKKVVYFVGTSIWIVAQLGLYSLQPGQTTLMYVFAVMAGLGVSTAYLVPWSMLPDVIELDELRTGQRREGIFYSFMVFLQKICLGLAVAGVLQSLEWTGYRLPTAEIPIPEQPVAVLDAIRLSIGPVPTLSLICGLICAYFYPITRQMHQQILLQLQERRNRQH; from the coding sequence ATGACTGATTCTCCATCCGAAGCTGGCGACTCGTCCTCAGAAAAACTACCGCCATCACCCACGATCGGTAAAATGAATTTTGCTACCAAACTCGCCTATGGAGCGGGGGATATGGGGGCGGCAATTACGGCGATTTTACTGTTATCTTATCTGTCGCCCTTTCTTACCGATGTCGCGCATTTATCGCCAGGATTGGCAGGGCAAAGTCAACTAGTCGGCAAGTTTTGGGATGCGGTTAACGATCCGATGGTGGGCGTATTGAGCGATCGCGGGCAGATTTTTAGCGATAAGATCCGCAAACGATGGGGAAGACGTTATCCATGGATGTTGTGGGGGGCGATTCCATTTGGGCTGTTTTTTGCATTGCAATGGATCGTCCCATTTCCCGAAACCAATCAATTAGGCTTATTTGTCTTTTATACATTAATTTCGATCTTATTCAATACCTTTTTTACAGTCGTCAATTTACCATATACCGCTCTGACTGCCGAACTTACGGCAGACTATAACGAACGCACCAGTTTGAGTACGTTTCGATTTACATTTTCGATCGGGGGTAGTATTATCGCCCTCCTAATTGCCCGCACGATCTTTCAACAACTTGCCGATCCTGCTACCCAATATCTCACGATCGGCATAATTTGCGCCGTGCTGTCGGTATTTCCGTTGTTCTGGTGCGTATTCGGTACCGTTCGCCGCGCCAAAGCCGTCGCGGCCCAACAGCCAGCAGAAATGGAACCAGTGACAATACCCATGCGGGAGCAATTACGCTTGGTATTTACCAATCGTCCCTTCTTGCTCGTAGTCGGAATTTATCTCTGCTCCTGGTTTAGCCTCCAACTGACGGCGGCGATTATTCCCTATTTTGTCGTCAGTTACATGGGCTTGAAACAAGCAGATTCGCCATTGGTGATTTTAGCCGTGCAGGGGACGGCGTTGGGGATGCTATCGGTGTGGAATGCCATCAGTCAAAAAGTAGGCAAAAAAGTCGTTTATTTTGTGGGGACTAGTATCTGGATCGTCGCCCAACTGGGTTTATATTCGCTCCAACCCGGTCAAACTACGCTGATGTATGTATTTGCCGTCATGGCTGGTTTGGGGGTGTCTACGGCTTATCTAGTACCGTGGTCGATGTTACCCGATGTCATCGAGCTAGACGAACTCCGCACGGGACAACGCCGCGAGGGTATTTTCTATAGTTTTATGGTGTTCTTGCAAAAAATCTGCTTGGGACTAGCAGTAGCAGGAGTACTGCAAAGTTTGGAGTGGACGGGTTATCGGCTCCCTACTGCTGAGATCCCGATCCCAGAGCAACCTGTGGCGGTATTAGACGCGATTCGTCTGTCGATCGGCCCAGTGCCGACGTTATCGCTGATTTGTGGTTTAATTTGCGCCTATTTTTATCCAATTACCCGCCAGATGCACCAGCAGATTCTCTTACAACTTCAAGAACGTCGCAATCGGCAGCATTAG